The following coding sequences lie in one Mustelus asterias chromosome 6, sMusAst1.hap1.1, whole genome shotgun sequence genomic window:
- the ubqln4 gene encoding ubiquilin-4 isoform X1, whose amino-acid sequence MAESAGQCSSTGTIRVTVKTPKDKEDFELAPDCTVKEFKEDISKRFKVQPEQLVLIFAGKILKDPDTLAQHGIQDGLTVHLVIKTQNRPPEQQSQPDSQSNAATTSATSSSTASSTSSLGGLGGLAGLSSLGLNSSNFLELQTQMQRQLMSNPEMMSQIMENPFVQNMLSNPDMMRQLIVTNPQMQQLIQRNPEISHMLNNPDIMRQTLELARNPAMMQEMMRNQDRALSNLESIPGGYNALRRMYTDIQEPMLNAAQEQFGGNPFASLVSSPDAGNQPSRTENRDPLPNPWAPLSSSQTPTSTTTSGTTSQPTMSGLGAGLGAGSGMFNTPGMQSLLQQITENPQLMQNMLSAPYMRSIMQSLSQNPDLAAQIMLNNPLFAGNPQLQDQMRQQIPNFLQQMQNPETLSAMSNPRAMQALLQIQQGLQTLSTEAPGLLPGYGSGIGGIGTVPPSANENTGGAGGTTGTDSGQQHFVQQMLQALAGTNSQTLTPNPEVQFQQQLDQLSAMGFLNREANLQALIATGGDVNAAIERLLGSQPS is encoded by the exons ttCAAGGAAGATATATCCAAACGATTCAAGGTCCAACCAGAACAGCTTGTGCTAATATTTGCTGGAAAAATCCTTAAAGATCCAGACACGCTTGCccaacatggaatacaggatggGCTCACAGTTCATCTGGTTATCAAAACTCAAAACAG GCCTCCAGAGCAGCAGAGCCAACCTGACAGCCAAAGCAATGCTGCTACTACTTCAGCAACATCCAGCAGCACAGCCTCATCTACCAGCAGCCTTG GTGGATTAGGAGGACTTGCAGGTTTGAGCAGCTTGGGATTGAACTCATCCAACTTCCTGGAGTTACAGACTCAGATGCAGCGCCAGCTAATGTCGAATCCAGAAATGATGTCTCAGATCATGGAAAATCCATTTGTGCAGAACATGCTGTCAAACCCAGACATGATGAGACAGTTAATTGTGACCAACCCACAGATGCAGCAGTTGATTCAGCGAAACCCAGAAATTAGTCACATGCTAAATAACCCAGACATAATGAGACAA ACTTTAGAACTCGCTCGAAATCCAGCTATGATGCAGGAAATGATGCGGAACCAAGACCGAGCACTTAGCAACCTAGAAAGTATTCCAGGCGGCTACAATGCTTTGAGACGAATGTATACTGACATCCAGGAGCCAATGCTGAATGCTGCCCAAGAACAG TTTGGTGGCAACCCCTTTGCATCTTTGGTGAGTAGCCCTGATGCAGGCAATCAGCCGTCACGAACAGAGAACCGAGACCCCTTGCCCAACCCCTGGGCGCCACTGTCGAGTTCACAGACACCTACAAGTACAACAACTAGTGGAACCACGAGTCAGCCCACAATGTCAGGCCTTGGAGCTGGATTGGGAG CAGGATCTGGTATGTTCAACACGCCAGGCATGCAGAGCCTACTGCAGCAGATCACAGAAAACCCACAGCTAATGCAGAACATGCTCTCAGCGCCTTACATGAGGAGTATAATGCAATCTCTGAGTCAGAACCCTGACCTTGCAGCACAG ATCATGCTGAACAATCCACTGTTTGCAGGAAACCCCCAGCTGCAAGACCAAATGAGGCAACAGATCCCTAACTTTCTGCAGCAG ATGCAGAACCCTGAAACGTTGTCTGCTATGTCAAACCCAAGAGCCATGCAGGCTTTACTACAGATTCAGCAAGGCCTGCAGACATTGTCTACTGAGGCCCCAGGACTTCTGCCAGG ATATGGCAGTGGTATTGGAGGAATTGGCACAGTTCCCCCCAGTGCAAATGAAAATACTGGCGGAGCAGGTGGAACAACAGGAACTGATAGCGGACAGCAGCATTTTGTGCAGCAGATGTTGCAAGCATTAGCTGGAACAAACTCCCAG ACTTTGACTCCAAATCCTGAAGTACAGTTTCAGCAACAACTTGATCAGCTCAGTGCAATGGGATTTCTGAATCGTGAAGCCAACCTTCAAGCTCTAATAGCAACTGGTGGAGATGTCAATGCAGCCATAGAAAGGCTACTGGGTTCTCAACCGTCTTAG
- the ubqln4 gene encoding ubiquilin-4 isoform X2 — protein MAESAGQCSSTGTIRVTVKTPKDKEDFELAPDCTVKEFKEDISKRFKVQPEQLVLIFAGKILKDPDTLAQHGIQDGLTVHLVIKTQNRPPEQQSQPDSQSNAATTSATSSSTASSTSSLGGLGGLAGLSSLGLNSSNFLELQTQMQRQLMSNPEMMSQIMENPFVQNMLSNPDMMRQLIVTNPQMQQLIQRNPEISHMLNNPDIMRQTLELARNPAMMQEMMRNQDRALSNLESIPGGYNALRRMYTDIQEPMLNAAQEQFGGNPFASLVSSPDAGNQPSRTENRDPLPNPWAPLSSSQTPTSTTTSGTTSQPTMSGLGAGLGGSGMFNTPGMQSLLQQITENPQLMQNMLSAPYMRSIMQSLSQNPDLAAQIMLNNPLFAGNPQLQDQMRQQIPNFLQQMQNPETLSAMSNPRAMQALLQIQQGLQTLSTEAPGLLPGYGSGIGGIGTVPPSANENTGGAGGTTGTDSGQQHFVQQMLQALAGTNSQTLTPNPEVQFQQQLDQLSAMGFLNREANLQALIATGGDVNAAIERLLGSQPS, from the exons ttCAAGGAAGATATATCCAAACGATTCAAGGTCCAACCAGAACAGCTTGTGCTAATATTTGCTGGAAAAATCCTTAAAGATCCAGACACGCTTGCccaacatggaatacaggatggGCTCACAGTTCATCTGGTTATCAAAACTCAAAACAG GCCTCCAGAGCAGCAGAGCCAACCTGACAGCCAAAGCAATGCTGCTACTACTTCAGCAACATCCAGCAGCACAGCCTCATCTACCAGCAGCCTTG GTGGATTAGGAGGACTTGCAGGTTTGAGCAGCTTGGGATTGAACTCATCCAACTTCCTGGAGTTACAGACTCAGATGCAGCGCCAGCTAATGTCGAATCCAGAAATGATGTCTCAGATCATGGAAAATCCATTTGTGCAGAACATGCTGTCAAACCCAGACATGATGAGACAGTTAATTGTGACCAACCCACAGATGCAGCAGTTGATTCAGCGAAACCCAGAAATTAGTCACATGCTAAATAACCCAGACATAATGAGACAA ACTTTAGAACTCGCTCGAAATCCAGCTATGATGCAGGAAATGATGCGGAACCAAGACCGAGCACTTAGCAACCTAGAAAGTATTCCAGGCGGCTACAATGCTTTGAGACGAATGTATACTGACATCCAGGAGCCAATGCTGAATGCTGCCCAAGAACAG TTTGGTGGCAACCCCTTTGCATCTTTGGTGAGTAGCCCTGATGCAGGCAATCAGCCGTCACGAACAGAGAACCGAGACCCCTTGCCCAACCCCTGGGCGCCACTGTCGAGTTCACAGACACCTACAAGTACAACAACTAGTGGAACCACGAGTCAGCCCACAATGTCAGGCCTTGGAGCTGGATTGGGAG GATCTGGTATGTTCAACACGCCAGGCATGCAGAGCCTACTGCAGCAGATCACAGAAAACCCACAGCTAATGCAGAACATGCTCTCAGCGCCTTACATGAGGAGTATAATGCAATCTCTGAGTCAGAACCCTGACCTTGCAGCACAG ATCATGCTGAACAATCCACTGTTTGCAGGAAACCCCCAGCTGCAAGACCAAATGAGGCAACAGATCCCTAACTTTCTGCAGCAG ATGCAGAACCCTGAAACGTTGTCTGCTATGTCAAACCCAAGAGCCATGCAGGCTTTACTACAGATTCAGCAAGGCCTGCAGACATTGTCTACTGAGGCCCCAGGACTTCTGCCAGG ATATGGCAGTGGTATTGGAGGAATTGGCACAGTTCCCCCCAGTGCAAATGAAAATACTGGCGGAGCAGGTGGAACAACAGGAACTGATAGCGGACAGCAGCATTTTGTGCAGCAGATGTTGCAAGCATTAGCTGGAACAAACTCCCAG ACTTTGACTCCAAATCCTGAAGTACAGTTTCAGCAACAACTTGATCAGCTCAGTGCAATGGGATTTCTGAATCGTGAAGCCAACCTTCAAGCTCTAATAGCAACTGGTGGAGATGTCAATGCAGCCATAGAAAGGCTACTGGGTTCTCAACCGTCTTAG